TCTTTATCCTGAGGGGCTTCATAAGCTGAAAGTAACAATGGGCAGATGGACAAAAAGTAAAGGACTTGCACTTTTAACATATTTTGCCTGAAaactaacaacaacaaacaaaaaagagaATACGAAACTGAAGAAACTAATAGATTTGTTTTAGTATAAACTATTTTTTAGTGCCATATTTTCCTGCTAATTCTTTAAGTGTTGTTGTAATGTCAGTCTTGTTATCCTCCATGTGTGTCAGACCTGCCTCACAAACAACTGAAGTGTTTGAACTATCTTTATATGGATGACATTCGCCGGCTGCAACTTTTAGCTTGTTGAAAAGCTCCTCGCAGGCTTCTTGTTCCGCCTGACTAAGAAGAGACAGGTTAATGGAAAAGCGGCCTGTTTTGGAAAGGCCGTCCAGCACTCCAGTCACTCTGTCCTCATCCCCTGACTTTAGACACTGAGACAGAATCAGAAGGAACTCTCCCAGAAGACCGAGGCCAATCTCAGTGCTGAAGATTTTTTGTAGCGCCTCTCCTCCCAGACTCACAAGGAGACTGTACTTTTCAAATGAGCATCCTGCAAACCTGCGCCAGTCACGGATGAACTCTGATGCACTTCTTGGCTGGACCTCAGATAATTGTGGCTAGAAGTAAATGCAGAATGAAGTTAGTTATCAAGTAAGATATATCAGCTGGAATCCATTTATTCATGTAACATAAAGGTGATTTGCTTTATAAAATGTCTCACCTGGACCTGCTCTGAAGAAGCACATTCATAATTTGTCCTACAAGCAACTGGATTCCATGGCTGCTTTCGGGGTGAACCAGAGATGTCGTTTCGATCAAGTGGTTTCAAATGAGATGCGAGAACAATGTCTctgaaataattattattatattaaattatataataattattacaaaaatagtATATACTTACAGTAGAGAAACAGACATAAGAAGAATCGTTGAATAGATAGTACATAAATAAAGATTTCCTTAACCCACCTGAATTCTTCGTAGCTGGCGACCTTTTGGTTCAGAGCACGAAACTTGGCATCATTTTCCCTCTGGTATTTTCTGTCCGCTTGCAGCGCCGAGTGTAGCTCTTTTTCAAGACAACTGAAATTTATCACATCAGAATTCTCCATTCCTGCTGTTTATCGACAAATATGACCACAAAGAGCCACCCAATTTACTTCTTGAAGGAGTATGAAAACTGTTTTACCTCTAAATTCAGAAAGTCGTCAGCGTCTTCGTTTAGCTGACCAGTAATGCTAACTCTCTAGCTCACGCCTCCACAACAAACTGGTCTCCATGACAACACGCACCTGTAGAAGACTTTCACCTACTTAAAAACAACTGTATATGGTCTATATGCAAATTAAAAAGAAACACCAAGCTGCTGTCATTTTTGAAATGCATCTGATTTAGCAACAAATTGAACAAGAGCATTTCTTTTCATAGCCACAATAATGAACTTAACTATTTCAGTTACACATCTCTCTGTAGCCTCGTTATCCTCCATATGCATTTAACAGGTTTAACCTTGCTACATACATGCTTAATTGAATTGAGCATCCTTAGAACATACAGTCCTCGGTATAATGGAGTatagcccattttgaaaatgaatagttttttttccatttctcagtaaatgtaTAGGCAGTGTTTTAGCgcatttaaacagaacatttaaagatattcaaatattttagtcaaacatatttagaaatcttAATACAATTAAAgccaaaatattgcaaataaaattaTAACTTACAAAATTAACAACAGTATTTTTTACATTGCTtgattattatctttattatttgcatttaatgtttttaacagATTTGGGTGTTCTAGATTTTGGAACGTTGTaagttttgttagattagcttcagtacagactaatctaatgtacatgcatAAATGTTGTatagcttttattatttttaagaattattatttgaGGTGTGTACTCTTATACAagcactgtacattattttttagTTGAGGTTTTTAATCAGGGAGTCTGCATGATGTACTAATGCTAAAAGAAATTAAGTTCTTACCATAATGTCACTTGTCAGTTTTAAGGCCCATCATTTATCAGGCTAATATAACTAAACAAATCTAGCTTTAATTTTACCAAGATGAAACTGTCAAAATGCAACATCTCCCTTTAGGCAGGCCTTGAGGATGAACTCAACTTGTGCAAAATGCAATCCCAAATACTAAGCAGTTTCCAGTTTATAGCAGGGTTCTGCAGGTCTCTTTATGTCAAAACAAAGACCATTGTGACTTATTCTTGGTCTGAGATTTTTTTTAAGCATAGTTTAAACAAGCATTTCAACAAGCATTAGTGGTAGTGttggaaaaaaattaacattgaAATACATTAAAACCTGAATCAATcctttaaaaatgttcatttttagattttacactTGTACACCTAGCAGAAACCCCGAATAGTACAGAACAGCTTTTAGCAatcaacagacaaacagacacttTTGAGTACTTTATTGAAAATGACAAGCCAAAATGTGTGCTCAGGCAATGCTGCCAGCATTAGAAGCAATCCTGGGCCACAGGTCTGCGCATTCCTTGGCTACAGGTCCTGTGATGGCGGAGCCTACAAAAGAGAACATACAATTTAGCAACAAGTAAATTGTGGAACTTGTACAGAATTGTCAGGTGTTAAAACGGAAATAATTTGTTCCATCACGGATTGAGATTAAACAGCATGTGGAGACTGCCATCTCACCCAAGAGCAATGGGGTTTACTTTATCCTTCCACGACAACTCACCCAGCCACTGAGCAGACGAAGCAAGTGCTTTTAAGAAGGACACAGACCAAGATCTGACATTCATAACTCACCTTTCATTTCTCCTTTGTTATTCACTATGACCCCAGCATTGTCTTCAAAGTATAGAAACACACCATCTTTTCGCCGATACGACTTCCGCTGTCGTATGACCACCGCAGGATGCACTAGAATAAAAGAGTTGTTATAGTTATGTTAGAGTTGTTAGGAACTTGTATACACAAACATTTATCACCACTACctgatttcataaaaaaaataaaaaaaaataaaaaaaaatcttgcagtAGATAAGTGCAACCAGATACATTTTCTCAGTACAACGTTCAAGAATACTTGCAGTTACCAATAAACTGcattaaatacagaaaacttcATAAACTAGAAAACTGCAAGTAACACTATTTGTCTTTTTGGTGTTTTAATGATGTCTGCTTTATACAAAGACATAATAGGTGCACTATTTTATAGTAGAGTTTATACTCGTTTGCTCATCAAATGAGTACCTCCCACACAGATCTCCCTTTTAGATTGCTTTTACAATACATTTGCACATAAagctaaataactaaaaaattatttatttatatatatatatatatatatatatatatatatatatatatatatatatatatatatatatatatatatatatataaaaaaaaagttatcaatAAACGttggtaaaattaaataaattttttttgttttctcctGAATTTAATTCAAACTGTACtttgtaataaattgtaataactTAAATTTAGATGCATTCTGTATAGTTCTAAAGATGTTTGTGACCAAGCCCTTTAATGGACATAATGGATTGATAAAACCGGttcaaaatgcacaaaaatagtTATATTCTGgtgatacaaataaaaatattaattgtcaAAATGTTGTACGCAATTATGCGGTGCACTGCATAGGCTATAGATTTATCATAGTCATTACAACTGAGTAATAACTAGGTATtatccttaaacctacccatgaaTCTAACCTTACCTCCCATAGTTACCTCAAATAATAAAGTATGTTCTTATGAAAGAACTCCAGTAAAACATACTGTAAAGTGCAACTTAAAAAGATTGAGCTTCCCTTTTGTCATTTACGTAGTCAAACCTTTACCAGTTTATT
This portion of the Danio rerio strain Tuebingen ecotype United States chromosome 3, GRCz12tu, whole genome shotgun sequence genome encodes:
- the dnaaf19 gene encoding dynein axonemal assembly factor 19 (The RefSeq protein has 3 substitutions compared to this genomic sequence) translates to MENSDVINFSCLEKELHSALQADRKYQRENDAKFRALNQKVASYEEFRDIVLASHLKPLDRNDISGSPRKQPWNPVACRTNYVCASSEQVQPQLSEVQPRSASEFIRDWRRFAGCSFEKYSLLVSLGGEALQKIFSTEIGLGLLGEFLLILSQCLKSGDEDRVTGVLDGLSKTGRFSINLSLLSQAEQEACEELFNKLKVAAGECHPYKDNSNTSVVCEAGLTHMEDNKTDITTTLKELAGKYGTEK